ATGAAAAGATAATGACATGCTCTTTAGTCtgactgggggtgggaatgaaagttggaagttgggaggtggtatgggagaagggaggaaaggatgacttcagcttcatctgtcttgtcaaatccatcctttctcatcaatccatctttactcccttccatccatccatccttccatccatccatccatccaactaactagagcactggcttgggtgtcagaagtcggGGGTActgatcccggttccgccacaatcaatcaatcaatcaatcgtatttactgagcgcttactgtgtgcagagcactgtactaaacgcttgggaagtacaagttggcaacacacagagacagtccctacccaacggtgggctcacagtctaaaagggggagacagagaacaaaaccaaacatactaacaaattaaaataaatagaatagatatgtacaagtaaaataaataaataaatagagtaataaatacgtacaaacatacatacatatatacaggtgctgtggggaagggaaggaggtaagatggggggatggagaggggtcgagggggagaggacggaaggagctcagtctgggaaggcctcctggaggagatgagctctcctcctcctggaggagatggccttgaagggaggaagagagttagcttggcggataggcagagggacggcattccaggaccgggggatgacgtgggccgggggtcgatggcgggacaggcgagaacgaggcacggtgaggacattagcgggagaggagtggagtgtgcggggtggtctgtagaaggagagaagggaggtgaggtaggagggggtgaggtgatggagagccttgaagccgagggtgaggagtttctgcctgatgcgcagattgattgatagccactggagatttttggggaggggagtaacatgcccagagcgtttctggacaaagacaatccgggcagcagcatgaagtatggattgaagtggggagagacatgaggatgggaaatcagagagaaggctgatacagtagtccaaacgggataggatgagagtttgaacgagcagggtagccgtttggatagagaggaaagggcggatcttggcaatgttgcggagctgagaccggcaagttttggtgacggcttggatgtgagggtgaatgagagagcggagtcgaggatgacaccacggttgcgggcttgtgagacgggaaggatggtcgtgccgtcaacagagatgggaaagtcagggagaggacagggtttgggagggaagacaaggatttcagtcttggacatgttgagttttaggtggcgggcagacttccagatggagatgtcctgaaggcaggaggagatgcctttctgctgtgtggccttgggcaggatcGCTTAACGTCTCGGTtagtcagttccctcatttgtaaattggggattgagaggtgagccccacgggggacatgggctctgtccaccttgcttggcacatattaagtgcttaacaaagaccataattactactattattattatcaatggtatttattgaccacatcctgatgcaaagcactcagaagagttcaAAAGAGATATTAtttcattgttcctgctctccaggagattacgatctaatgggggagatggacacagaataaggtacgtagaggaggaaggagagaagggaaagatgagacagTGGATTTAAGAGgacagtttatatagtcactaTGAGCAGAGCCTCAACGGATTTGCAATGAGGACAAGTCATAAGAAACAGCgttgcctactgggtagagcacgggcctgggattccaaTGGATATGAATtatgatctcggttccaccactgtctgctgtgtgaccttgggcaagtcgcttaacgtctacgtgcctcagttccctcacctgtaaaatgtggattaaagtgtgagccccacgggggacatggactgtgtccaatccgattagcttgtaactactccagcacttagtatagtgcctgatatatagcaaGCGATTCACgaagaccataagaaaaagttacagttgactgactgacttgcagaTTGAATGTCTCAGGTTgtaaattagacaaaggtgaaaccattcacagtggctaaagactgtctatGAAAGcaggaaccgttgggaagctgggatgcagataccgttgtttccatgggaaccccgagGGACGGCACCATcggtgatgctgcagggaccgggcccttgtctcccaggagcccatGAAAAATATGACCAGAGGGTGATTGGCTAGtgcaggccacgaggtcccttggCAGGGCGCAGagacatcctccagggatcctcctcaaagcagctcctgctttatctacagggacgggggcCCATCTGGAAAGCtactcagggtctgagggaaagcagagagggacctgggactcctctctgctcctttctggctgactgaacccaggagtTGGACGGGAAAGAGGGgagcagcccagccctgcagaggtcagccaccctcagccccacgctgccccggtgggAGCGAcccggggtgagtgggatggaggggcgtgGTGGAGGGACGAGGATGAAGATGGAAAGGAtgaagccagtctggggcctaaattGGGATTCAGACCAGGGTCGCGGCCCCCAGTGGGGAAGGTGTGCTAGAAATAGGGGAGGtgctttccagttcagtaacccccaaccatcatacaactttcctccttcctcctcaaacctcgctaccaggCCAACCAcaaggctacggtgctccagcacagtgtcagtacTACGGACACTTACTTCAGTCTTCAGTGggttccagaatcccttgcagagggtaaatgacaggcagggctgagatagtgtgaccagctttggacagccactggaactGTTAGAAAATCCTCCATGTAAGAGTTCTTTCCAAATGTTGGGAGTAGACAAATAATGGGAAAGAttgtaatctctgccctcaagaactttacaATCTCGTGGCCTAGGTTTCACAGTATTATTCagtatcagtcaattaatattgaataatatttattgagcacttactgtgtacactaaGACCTTGagagattattagtattatttttaataataataatagtagtagtagcagtagtagtagtagcagtacttgttaagctcttattatgttccaagcactgtcctaagagatggggtatatacaagttaagcaagttggatacagtccttgttccacctagggctcacagccttaacccccattttacagatgaggtacctgaggctcagagatgacttgcccatgggcacACCGCAATCaggaggcagggctggaattagaacctggtccttctgattcttgactcccaggcccgtgctctatccactttttaacgccataacagacacattccattccccttctagaaggaaaaaaaagaatggaaagatgaatatgcaattattgtactccattttacagatgaggaaactgaggcccagagaagtgaagcgagtcgcTCAAGGTCCCATAGTagcaaagagacagaggcaggattagaacgcaagtcctctgactcccactaagctatgcttgggagagtacaatagaacagagctggtagatgcgtATGCtaacttcaaggagctcacagtcaagaagagaactcctgggaccatgctttttccactaaatgaggctggaaatgagttgattcgcgcttgagttaggtgaagtgggtttagagggctggaaaatgaatTGGGGTAGgtggttggaggagggagagattttagcagtgctcggaattcagaaagaactgtgctctctgtgATTTTGAGTgggtaagagagggagttccaggctaggatggaaatgggagagtcgataatgagtaacaactagaaggttgctttgagagctgagaagacgagttggaCAATGGAAAGGGGCTGAAGTACAGTCATCGGGTGGAAAGCCCTCAAGCCGATTGTGAATTTTTGTTGCTTGCCATaggacacaacttgtcatgagaggaggttgaggagaggagagatgtgggccgagCGATGCTTTAGAAAAGGACTAGataaatgatgaggtatgcttgtaataataataattattattattatggcatttgttaagcgcttattttgtgccaagcattgttctgagtgctgggcacaatcagggtgtcccacgtggggctcacagtctctcccttctaggctgtgagcccgttgttggatagggactgtcttcatatgttaccgacttgtacttctcaagcactcagtacagggctcctcacacagtaagcgctcaataaacacgattgaatgaatgaatgaatgaatgaatgaatgaattaaattcccattttaaagatggggtaggTGAGGCACGGataggttacgtgacttgcccaaagtcacacagctgacaagtgggaataGAACCTGCGACCTCTTACTCtcaaggctcttgccactaagccacaccacttctcaacaGGTGCTGTTAGTGCTTGTGTGAGAACACGTGTGAATACAGAAATGTGAGCAAATGAAATCAGTTTCGTGTATATGGGGGTTTATTCttgctgtttgttttatggtatcgttaagtacttattatatgccgggtaccgtactaagcacaggggtggatacaagctaatcaggttggacagagttcatgccccatagggtgctcgcagttgtaatccccaatttacagatgagggagctgaggaacagaaaaggtaaatgactggccacaggtcacagagcagacaaggagcggagacattgattagaatccaggtccttctgtctaccaggcccattttaTCTCCACAAAGTGGATGAATgtatgtgtaaaggcacttcttgtttgacactAAaagcaccgaaaaaatttcacaaacgTCATGTCCATATTTTTATATTCAGTGaactctgctatctgctattcattttagtttcactcTCCTCAATCAAAAATAATTTTCCTgagatttattaagtacttactatgtgccaagcaaagtattaagtgcagggtaagattcaggacaatctggaagAGCCCgatctgtgtcccacaagggattcaaaaactaagaaggagggaaaccaggtatcgaatcctcattttactattgagaaaactgagacgtagagaaagtaagtcactttcccatggtaCGCAGTCAacaagttgtagatttgggattagaacccagttcatctgactcccaggcctgtgttcttcacaATAGcatcctgcttctacacagttcgaagcttggtgcttccaatagtatggaagctccttggaggcagtgatcatatgtactaataccgtgtcctctgtaggtacttaataaatagaattgattgatttagtcctattccttcacccgcaACATCAATATCTCTAAATTGtagtcttccctccttcttcctatgcagggagtcagcatcatttcccagaaatgttcagtgtctccacggtgaatttaaagatcattttgaattcaataactgtcttctctacatagagaatcaccagcaagtgtcctgtcaattctttCACTCATCCAAGCAATggattctaactttggctctttcctcatcgcatgcagaaagtcaatgttgTCCCTCAAAAATGCCCAACGACTCAatagtgagggaattcctcctgctgggattctcggaggtccgagagatgcagctggtccatgccgcgctgttcctcctggtctacctggctgccctgacgggtaatctcctcattgtcgccatcatcgccctcgaccggcgcctccacacccccatgtacgtcttcctctggcacctgtccgtcctcgacctctgcctcatctctgtcactctCCCAAATTCTGTCGCCATCTCCCTGAcggatcgtagatccatctccctcctggggtgTGCCGCCCAGGTATTCCTGGTGGTCGTTTTGGTCACTTCAGAGCTGggtgtcctcacggcgatgtcctacgaccgctacgctgccatctgccgccccctgcactatgagctcatcatgaccaacacggcctgtggaaagatggcggcctcctCCTGGTTCAGCGGGGCCCTGTTTGGGGTATTGTATAcggcttcgactttctccctgagtttCTGTGGGCCCAATATCGTCGAgcaattcttctgtgacgtcccctccctgctgaagatctcctgctccgaggacctcgtcgccatcaatgtgagcatcaccggtggggtagctttaggtgttgTCTGCTTCGTCTTGATCGTCATCtcctatgtgcgcatcttccgggccgtgctgaggatgccagccgctgagggtcgggccaaagctttctccacttgcttgccccacctcggtgtcgtcaccatcttcctctctacggccttcatctcctacctcaagcccgtgtctgactcctcctcagttctggacctgctggtgtctgtgctctacactgtggtgccccccaccctgaaccctctcatctacagcctgaggaaccgggacatgaaggctgccctgggcagaatCCTAAAGGGgcgattcctcctccctcctctaagggacaaaatatcTGTTTCCTGTTGCTGACTATTCCATTCCTCAACAGGTTTCTGACcatgggggtatccatataaagagctgtccaaggaGAATGtccagcgcctgaggatttgtcaatacCTGGGATAGAGGCTGATACGCCATGTATGAGTGtaagtccagtgtgggcagggattgtctctctttattctgaatggtactttccaagcgcttagtacaatgctctgcacaccataagcactcaataaatatgattgaatgaaggaataaatgtctgacaagtgattgttttggcggcatcgtggcttagtggaatgagtctGTGACAgtgagtcatgagatttgaaaggtctgcccggttctgccaccggcctgctgtatgactttgatccagccacgtaacctctttgagtctctctgtaaaatcgtgaTTAAATATGTGCTCTCTATCTCTTACAATTTGAGTCCCTGTGTGTAGAAATCGTGTCGTTCtgttaggttctaatccaggacctGGCATTCTTTTGccaataaattcttaataaattcaataatgataatattgatactacaactgataataacagtaattctgtgaattttaagatcactcttaaTGGCTATGAAAATCCggaaatcggagggtgacaagggagaaaggaagcaatcatggaaactgtccccagatttgactgcctgtttacttgtttcgatgcctatcttccccttctagactgtaagcccattgtggtaaGGGGCTGTccgcatttgttgctgaattgtactttccaagcgcttagtacagtattctgcacacagtaagcgatcaataaatacgattgaatgaatgaatgaatttgactgatcaaatccttgcctcgaatccattcgttcatccatcagtccatccgtccgaccatccatccgtccaactGTCGGTCTTTTTACcaatctttccatccatccacccatccataattttcataatagtggtatttgttaagcgcttactatgtgccaggcattgaactacgtgctggggtggataagggctaatcaggttttacacagtccctatccgacaTGGTGCTGACACtctcaattccgattttacagatgagataactgaagctcagagaagtgaagtgccttacctaaggtcacacagtagacaatccaCTCATCCGTCCATTCATCTATCTGTCCATGTATCCATCCACACTTCCGTCCTTCGATCCATCCAGcaacgatatttgttaaatgtatcttgtgtgctaagtactgtagtgaacattTCAgcgagatcaaaataaattaagcaACATCCTTGCttgccaagagcttaaaatctaacaggggaggcagacactgaattaattaatgagaggatggagaagagaatggaaagaatgataAATACATGAGTATATGCTTCAAAAGTAGATTTTgcaaaagccactatgtacaaaactgtaATGGGTGGTGTGAAtggaaaaatggagaagtggtctaagatgcttattggtagttgggagaagatgacttagggagaagaaaaatgaatcgtgcgaggcatctggaagtggtgggaagacggaaaggctttgaaaatggggaacgTTGTGCTCTGCTGGACTGGAAGgctgaaggaggaaatgtgatcccCACCTAGTATCAGTGACTCCTTCCCTGCACCCCATTCTCAGAAACCCTCAGCCCCCcgcaaactgataataataataacaataaaaataattacatatgttaagcgattactgtgtgtcaagcactgttcattcattcattcattcagtcagtcagtcatatttattgagcgcttactgcgtgcagagcattgtactaagcgcttgggaagtacaggttggtgacatatggagacggtccctacccaagaacgagttcacagtctagaagggggagacagacaaaaaaaaatgtggacaggtgtcaagtcgtcgtaataaatagatttaaagctaaatgcacatcattaacaaaataaatagaataggaaatatgtacaagtaaaacagagtaataaatctgtacgaacatacgtgcaggtcctgtggggaggggaaggtaggtagggagggaggggacggggagaaggagaggaaaaatggggctcagtctgggaaggcctcttggaggaggtgagctctcaatagggctttgaagggaggaagagagctagcttggcggatgtgtggagggagggcattccaggccagggggaggacgtggaccgggggtaaacggcgggacatgcgagaacgaggtacagtgagaagggtagcggcagaggagtggagtgtgcgggctgggctgtagaaggatagaagggaggtgaggtaggaggggcgaggtgatggagggccttgaagcagagagtgaggagtttttgctggttgcgtaggttgacaggcagccactggagatttttgagaaggcgagtaacatgcccagagcgtttctgcagaaagatgatccggcagcggcgggaagtatagactgaggtggaaagagacaggaggatgggagatcagagtggaggctgatacagtaatccagtcgggataaaatgagagattgaaccagcaaggtagcggtttggatggataggaaagagaggctcttggcgatgttgcagaggtgagaccaggagattttggtgacggattggatatagggatgaacgagagagcggagtcagggatgacaccaaggttgagagctcgtgatacgggaaggatggtagtgccgtctacagtgacaggaaagtcagggaaaaggcagggtttgggagggaagataaggagttcagtcgtggacatattgagttttagatggcaggcagacatccagagggagatgtcctgaagacaggaggagacacgaggctgaagggagggagagagagcaggggtagagatgtagatttgggtgtcatcagcgtagagatgatagttgaagccgtgggatcgaatgagcttttcaccaagggagtgactgtagatagagaacagagggggacgaagaactgacccttgaggaacccctacagttaggcgatgggagcgggaggaggagccagcaaaaaggACACAATGAACGGCCgaagagttaagaggagaaccaggaggagacggagtctgtgaagccaaggttggatagcgtgttgaggagaagggggtggtccacattgtcgaaggcagctgagaggtcgaggaggattgggatagagtaagagtcgttggatttggcaaggaagaggtcaggtgacctttgagagggctgtttcggtggagtgtacgggacggaagccagcttggaaggggtcaaggagagagttggcgttgaggaatttgaggcagcgggtttagacgactcgttctaggagtttggaaaaaaacggtaggagggaggtaggcgATAcgtggaaggggaggtgggatcaagagagggtgttttggGATAGGggaaacgtgggcatgtttgaagacagaggggaaggaaccagtggagagtgagcttttgaagatggaagttataaggaggggaggagtgaaggggcgagagatttcataagatgagaggaaatggggtctgaaacacaggtggatagagtagcacttgagaggtgggaggagatctcatctgaagatactgctgggaaggatggaagagtagcggagagggggtggctggagaagggggaggagtgacctagggaatctcagacctgatggaggtaATTTTACTAACgtaataggaggccagatcgttggaggtgagggatagaggagagggaggaacaaggggcctgagaagggagttaaatttatggaagagctgaaggggatgatgggcatgggtgtcaataagggaggagaaatagttttgcctggcagaggatagggcagagttgaggcaggaaaggataaacctgaagtgaacaagattgtcttggtgtttagacttttgccagcagtgttcagcagctcaagcataagagcgaaggaggcggacagtggcagttatccaagtctgtgggttagtggtacgagaacagcgaaggaaaaggggagtgagcgagttgagttgagtagagagggtagagttgagagcagtaatctggtaatcaagattggatagagaggaacgggaggggaggtggggtacgatgcgctgagaaagatggatggggtcgatagaccggaggtctctgtgaggtagttatatagatttacaggggagaggagtgtgagtgaggaggcagatgagaaggttatgatcagagagagggatttcagagttggtgagggtggagatagtacaGCGGTAGGAGTTGAtgtggtcgagggtgtgaccaagttggggAGTGGGCGATGTAGGGTGGAGCTGgatgttggcagcgtcaaggagagatagaaagcggACGTccgaggagtcaccagggacatccatgtggatgttgaagtctccgaggatcagagtggaaatggaaaaagaaagaaggaatgtgagaaaggggtcaaaatcgttaaagaagctggaggtggggccaggggggcggtagatgaaggctacaagaatttggagggggtggtagaggcgaataatgttggcttcaaaggaggggaaggaaagggaagggggaggaggtatagtgtgaaagcaacattggggagcGGGAAGGAaaccttttccggtgagtctgagggagtaggagaaaaaagAGACCGTGACATCCTGAGTGAGCCATCTTTCGGTTAGggcgaagaggaggagagagctgaaaaggaataagtccaggatgaaagggagcttacctttaATGGAGCAAGggatccaaaggccacacttggcagtagctgtggagggagggcggggagggggaagggtgcgagaggtggggaaggtttggattgGGTTGAGTTGACTGagccctgggcggggagagggggaagaatcgTGACGTTGAGAAAGGAGacctgggatgggggaggagcagggagaagtggagggagggggttggaagggagaagttgagggttggcgctggtacagagtgattctggggcgggggtgagggttgggggtgggggtgggtgaaagggagggaaagagctgggtgggagaggggaagcggAAGGTGAGGAACGGGAAGAGCAGTTGGTAGccggggaattgatagttcatggtgaggtcagcaagataAATGATAGCACAGCGGGCAGTTGAC
This sequence is a window from Tachyglossus aculeatus isolate mTacAcu1 chromosome 24, mTacAcu1.pri, whole genome shotgun sequence. Protein-coding genes within it:
- the LOC119945047 gene encoding olfactory receptor 14A16-like, which codes for MPNDSIVREFLLLGFSEVREMQLVHAALFLLVYLAALTGNLLIVAIIALDRRLHTPMYVFLWHLSVLDLCLISVTLPNSVAISLTDRRSISLLGCAAQVFLVVVLVTSELGVLTAMSYDRYAAICRPLHYELIMTNTACGKMAASSWFSGALFGVLYTASTFSLSFCGPNIVEQFFCDVPSLLKISCSEDLVAINVSITGGVALGVVCFVLIVISYVRIFRAVLRMPAAEGRAKAFSTCLPHLGVVTIFLSTAFISYLKPVSDSSSVLDLLVSVLYTVVPPTLNPLIYSLRNRDMKAALGRILKGRFLLPPLRDKISVSCC